The Roseimicrobium gellanilyticum genome contains a region encoding:
- the fmdA gene encoding formamidase — MKTLIKVDLNASPESQEYLHNRWHPDIPMVAMVKPGDEFRVECIDWTGSQILNDDNAKDVEVVDLSKVHYLSGPIGVEGAEPGDLLVVDILDVGVLEESAWGFTGIFAKTNGGGFLTEHYPDARKACWDFHGIYTSSRHIPKVEFAGVMHPGLIGCLPSKEMLETWNTREKELYDTNPDRVPALAALPYAPTAHMGKMTGDAKDKAAAEGARTVPPREHGGNCDIKNLTKGSKVYFPVYVKDGGLSMGDIHFSQGDGEITFCGAIEMAGYLDLRVSLIKGGVAKYGVVNPIFEPSPLSPEYKRHLIFEGISVDESGKQHYLDPHVSYRMACLNAIEYMKKFGYTGEQAYAILGTAPVEGRISGIVDIPNACATLWLPTEIFDFDIRPNADGPTIKVEPGTDLAVVS, encoded by the coding sequence AGAATATCTCCACAACCGCTGGCACCCGGACATCCCCATGGTGGCCATGGTCAAACCTGGCGACGAGTTCCGTGTCGAGTGCATCGACTGGACGGGCAGCCAGATTTTGAACGATGATAACGCGAAGGACGTGGAGGTCGTAGACCTTTCCAAGGTGCACTATCTCAGCGGCCCCATCGGTGTGGAAGGCGCGGAGCCGGGGGACCTTCTCGTGGTGGACATTCTTGATGTGGGTGTGCTCGAGGAATCCGCCTGGGGTTTCACCGGCATCTTTGCCAAGACGAACGGCGGCGGCTTCCTCACGGAACATTATCCGGATGCGCGCAAGGCTTGCTGGGACTTCCACGGCATCTACACCTCCTCCCGCCACATTCCGAAGGTGGAGTTCGCCGGCGTGATGCACCCCGGCCTCATCGGCTGCCTTCCTTCCAAGGAGATGCTTGAGACGTGGAACACGCGCGAAAAGGAACTCTACGATACCAACCCGGATCGCGTGCCCGCTCTCGCGGCTCTGCCCTACGCCCCCACGGCGCACATGGGCAAGATGACCGGCGATGCCAAGGACAAGGCGGCCGCGGAAGGTGCGCGTACGGTGCCGCCCCGTGAGCATGGTGGGAATTGCGACATCAAGAACCTGACCAAGGGTTCCAAGGTGTACTTCCCGGTGTACGTGAAGGACGGCGGCCTCTCGATGGGGGACATCCACTTCAGCCAGGGCGATGGCGAAATCACCTTCTGCGGTGCCATCGAAATGGCCGGCTACCTTGACCTGCGCGTCAGCCTTATCAAGGGCGGCGTGGCGAAGTACGGCGTGGTGAATCCCATCTTCGAACCGAGCCCCCTGTCTCCCGAGTACAAGCGTCATCTCATCTTCGAAGGCATCTCCGTGGATGAGTCTGGCAAGCAGCACTACCTGGATCCGCACGTCTCGTACCGCATGGCCTGTCTCAATGCCATCGAGTACATGAAGAAGTTTGGCTACACGGGTGAGCAGGCGTATGCCATCCTCGGCACCGCTCCGGTGGAAGGTCGCATCAGCGGCATCGTGGATATCCCGAATGCCTGCGCCACACTGTGGCTGCCCACGGAAATCTTCGACTTCGACATCCGGCCCAATGCTGATGGACCCACCATCAAGGTGGAGCCCGGAACGGACCTCGCAGTCGTCTCATAG
- a CDS encoding FmdB family zinc ribbon protein: protein MPVYNYTCQDCGGFELFRSIEERNHAATCPACQGIAERFIVAPNLALMNRNVRFAHATNERSRHEPRLSTGGPAAMEAEVSPKRRRGHTCSSGCNHGPAGSKGVRQKRFVETKLGKLQAQKQSARPWMLGH, encoded by the coding sequence ATGCCCGTTTACAACTACACCTGTCAGGATTGCGGTGGCTTTGAACTTTTCCGCAGCATCGAAGAACGCAATCACGCTGCCACGTGTCCGGCATGCCAAGGTATCGCCGAGCGCTTCATTGTCGCCCCGAACCTGGCTTTGATGAATCGCAACGTCCGATTCGCGCATGCCACCAATGAGCGCAGCCGTCACGAGCCTCGTCTCAGCACCGGTGGTCCTGCCGCGATGGAAGCGGAAGTGTCCCCGAAGCGCAGACGCGGACACACCTGCAGCAGTGGGTGCAATCACGGCCCTGCCGGATCCAAAGGCGTGCGGCAAAAGCGGTTCGTCGAAACCAAGCTCGGCAAACTCCAGGCGCAGAAGCAGAGCGCGCGGCCGTGGATGCTGGGGCATTGA
- a CDS encoding molybdopterin oxidoreductase family protein — protein MNTPLLPAMTLREWDGPLTSQLVLEPANFGLGSLPTQSQPRSIARAICGFCSTGCGLKVHLNESKQAIGLTADTDYPVNMGMACPKGWEALTPLAAQDRATTPLLHGKPVDWDTALQTFCRKFQAIMDQHGRDSVAFLSTGQIMCEEMAFLGALAKFGMGMVHGDGNTRQCMATSVAAYKESFGFDAPPFTYADFEESDVLVFVGANPCIAHPIMWQRVLRNQNNPHIIVVDPRKTETAMAATQHVAIQPKADLLLLYCLARWFVDHGVIAEKFIKEHTCGFEEFREFLKDYAPEHHLSAIGITAAEFEKMARTIAWGERVSFWWTMGVNQGHEATRTAQAIINLALMTGNIGRPGTGANSITGQCNAMGSRLFSNTTNLMGGHDFTNAKHREKVADVLDIPVERIPDRPSLAYDQIIQGIEDGTIKGLWMIATNAAHSWIQQKRVRDLLHKLDFFVVQDMYATTESAELADLVLPAAGWGEKEGTFINSERRIGVSRKVSRAPGQALADFHIFRLIAHYWGCSHMFSLWTSPESVFEILQEISRGQPCEITGIEGYDMLEACGGVQWPWKQSDQSQPKDNGQEVKEGAVKPMQQRRLFEDGKFFTADGRAKFVFAEPRPVLEPTDSDYPLVLLTGRGTSAQWHTQTRTGKSAILRKLYPAEVYVEMHPLDARNRAVKDGDLVRVKSRRSEIKAQVRVTSTVQRGQVFMPMHYAEVNQLTLTSVDPQSRQPSYKHCAVQVGALAASEKRPRRRTGH, from the coding sequence ATGAACACACCTCTTCTGCCAGCCATGACCTTGCGTGAGTGGGATGGACCGCTCACTTCCCAGCTTGTCCTTGAGCCTGCCAACTTCGGTCTTGGCAGTCTGCCCACGCAGTCTCAGCCGCGTTCCATCGCACGCGCCATTTGCGGCTTCTGCTCGACCGGTTGCGGGCTGAAGGTGCATCTCAATGAGTCAAAGCAAGCCATCGGCCTCACAGCGGACACGGATTATCCCGTGAACATGGGCATGGCCTGCCCCAAGGGCTGGGAGGCGCTCACTCCACTGGCCGCTCAAGATCGTGCCACAACACCGCTGCTTCATGGCAAGCCGGTTGATTGGGATACGGCGCTGCAGACTTTCTGCCGGAAGTTCCAAGCCATCATGGACCAGCACGGACGCGACTCCGTGGCCTTCCTCAGCACCGGCCAGATCATGTGCGAGGAGATGGCCTTCCTTGGCGCACTGGCGAAGTTTGGCATGGGCATGGTGCATGGCGATGGCAACACCCGCCAGTGCATGGCCACCTCCGTGGCGGCGTACAAGGAGAGCTTCGGCTTCGATGCGCCCCCCTTCACCTACGCGGATTTCGAGGAGAGCGATGTGCTGGTGTTTGTGGGAGCGAATCCGTGCATCGCCCATCCCATCATGTGGCAGCGGGTGCTGCGCAATCAGAACAACCCGCACATCATCGTCGTCGATCCGCGCAAGACGGAAACCGCCATGGCGGCCACCCAGCATGTGGCCATCCAGCCCAAGGCGGACCTCCTGCTACTCTACTGCCTGGCACGCTGGTTCGTAGACCATGGCGTCATCGCGGAAAAATTCATCAAAGAACACACGTGTGGTTTCGAAGAGTTCCGCGAGTTCCTCAAGGACTATGCGCCCGAGCATCACCTCTCTGCCATCGGCATCACCGCTGCAGAGTTCGAGAAGATGGCGCGCACCATCGCCTGGGGTGAGCGAGTTTCCTTCTGGTGGACCATGGGCGTGAATCAGGGCCACGAAGCTACGCGCACGGCGCAGGCCATCATCAATCTCGCGCTGATGACGGGAAACATCGGCCGTCCAGGTACGGGAGCGAATTCCATCACAGGACAGTGCAATGCCATGGGATCGCGGTTGTTCTCCAACACCACGAACCTGATGGGCGGGCATGACTTCACCAATGCGAAGCATCGCGAGAAAGTCGCGGACGTGCTGGACATCCCCGTGGAACGTATCCCTGACCGGCCAAGCCTCGCATACGATCAAATCATACAGGGCATTGAAGACGGAACCATCAAGGGCCTATGGATGATCGCCACCAACGCAGCACACTCCTGGATCCAGCAGAAGCGTGTCCGCGATCTGCTGCACAAGCTCGACTTCTTCGTGGTACAGGACATGTACGCCACCACGGAGAGCGCAGAACTCGCGGACCTGGTGCTGCCCGCCGCAGGCTGGGGGGAGAAGGAGGGAACCTTCATCAACTCGGAACGCCGCATCGGTGTCTCGCGCAAGGTCTCCCGCGCACCGGGACAGGCACTCGCGGACTTCCACATCTTCCGCCTTATCGCGCACTACTGGGGATGCTCGCATATGTTCAGCCTCTGGACTTCGCCCGAGTCCGTATTTGAGATTCTCCAGGAGATCTCCAGAGGTCAGCCCTGTGAGATCACTGGCATCGAGGGATACGACATGCTGGAGGCGTGTGGCGGCGTGCAATGGCCGTGGAAGCAGAGCGATCAGTCACAGCCCAAGGACAACGGTCAAGAGGTCAAGGAGGGAGCGGTGAAGCCGATGCAGCAAAGGCGGTTGTTCGAGGATGGGAAGTTCTTCACTGCGGACGGACGCGCGAAGTTCGTATTCGCAGAGCCGCGTCCGGTTCTTGAGCCCACCGATTCTGACTATCCCCTCGTGCTGCTCACGGGACGCGGGACCTCCGCGCAGTGGCACACGCAGACGCGCACAGGCAAGTCCGCGATTCTGCGGAAGCTTTATCCAGCGGAGGTCTATGTGGAGATGCATCCGCTGGATGCGAGAAACCGCGCCGTCAAAGATGGTGATCTGGTGCGGGTGAAATCCAGACGTTCCGAAATCAAAGCTCAGGTGCGTGTGACTTCCACCGTACAACGTGGCCAGGTCTTCATGCCGATGCATTATGCCGAGGTGAATCAGCTTACGTTGACCTCTGTCGATCCGCAGAGCAGACAGCCTTCGTACAAGCACTGTGCGGTGCAGGTGGGGGCACTGGCGGCCTCGGAAAAACGACCGAGACGCAGAACTGGGCATTAG
- a CDS encoding DmsC/YnfH family molybdoenzyme membrane anchor subunit — protein MVAELEHRTSLVDKLLAEQAQLGTAVEQFSDWHDRGSHDEPLQARHYRSLIPMVRPKAGEQYAFEVNLDQCTGCKACVAACHSLNGLDDDESWRDVGLLVGDVYIPYQQTVTTACHHCVEPACSNGCPVLAYAKDEETGIVRHLDDQCIGCSYCILKCPYDVPKFNKKRGIVRKCDMCHQRLAVGEAPACVQSCPNGAIAIRIVNVSETVAAATSDASTTPTSTYSSGGHLLPDTVSSGYTRPSTRYISSKPVPDTAMAVNAATPPVEHTHGPLVIMLVLTQFAAGTFLFAQSNALVTWIGTAIASLGIGASIAHLGQPLKAWRCFLGLRRSWLSREIVAFGGFPPAGAAAALGFIPSWWVAVIGYVCVFCSVMVYVDTRRPFWQMSQTLPKFFGTGLVLGGALGACFGLVAPGLVLAFTVVKLVLELLYLSRDEEQHTRTKRLLLGPLKVWHFSRFALGMTGAALMLHAPVAGLLVLLAGEILERVIFFRGGAAWRMPGHA, from the coding sequence ATGGTGGCGGAGTTGGAACATCGCACCTCGCTCGTGGACAAGCTGCTGGCCGAACAGGCGCAGCTTGGCACGGCGGTGGAGCAGTTTTCGGACTGGCATGACCGCGGATCTCATGACGAGCCGCTCCAGGCGCGTCACTACCGCAGCCTCATTCCAATGGTGCGCCCCAAGGCGGGAGAGCAGTACGCCTTTGAGGTGAATCTGGACCAGTGCACGGGCTGCAAAGCCTGTGTGGCCGCGTGCCACTCGCTCAATGGACTCGATGATGATGAAAGCTGGCGCGATGTCGGCCTGCTGGTGGGTGATGTGTACATCCCCTACCAGCAGACCGTCACCACGGCCTGCCATCATTGCGTGGAGCCAGCTTGCTCCAACGGCTGCCCCGTGCTCGCCTATGCCAAGGACGAAGAGACCGGCATCGTGCGCCATCTCGATGACCAGTGCATTGGCTGCTCCTACTGCATCCTGAAGTGCCCCTACGATGTGCCCAAGTTCAACAAGAAGCGGGGAATCGTGCGCAAGTGCGACATGTGCCACCAGCGCCTCGCCGTGGGTGAAGCGCCGGCTTGTGTGCAGTCCTGCCCCAACGGCGCGATTGCGATTCGCATCGTGAATGTCTCCGAGACAGTCGCAGCGGCGACAAGCGACGCGAGTACCACACCGACTTCCACCTACTCCTCTGGCGGGCATCTGCTGCCGGATACCGTTTCCTCCGGCTACACGCGCCCCTCCACGCGCTACATCTCCAGCAAGCCGGTGCCGGACACCGCGATGGCGGTGAATGCGGCCACGCCTCCGGTGGAGCACACGCATGGGCCGCTGGTCATCATGCTGGTGCTCACTCAATTTGCTGCTGGCACCTTCCTCTTTGCGCAGTCGAATGCGCTCGTGACATGGATAGGCACCGCGATCGCGTCCCTCGGGATTGGAGCGAGCATCGCTCACCTGGGACAACCGCTGAAAGCGTGGCGGTGTTTCCTGGGCCTGCGCCGCTCGTGGTTGAGTCGTGAGATTGTGGCCTTTGGCGGATTCCCTCCCGCAGGCGCTGCCGCAGCACTGGGATTCATCCCTTCGTGGTGGGTCGCGGTGATTGGCTATGTGTGCGTCTTCTGCTCCGTGATGGTGTACGTGGACACGCGCCGGCCCTTCTGGCAGATGAGCCAGACACTGCCCAAGTTCTTCGGCACCGGCCTGGTGCTGGGTGGCGCGCTGGGGGCCTGCTTTGGACTCGTGGCACCGGGATTGGTGCTGGCCTTCACCGTGGTGAAGCTGGTCCTCGAACTGCTCTATCTCTCCCGAGATGAAGAGCAGCACACACGCACGAAACGCCTGCTTCTGGGACCTCTCAAGGTGTGGCACTTCAGCCGCTTCGCCCTCGGCATGACGGGCGCCGCGCTGATGCTGCACGCACCGGTCGCAGGTTTGTTAGTACTGCTCGCGGGAGAAATCCTGGAGCGCGTCATCTTTTTCCGCGGCGGGGCCGCATGGAGAATGCCCGGGCACGCATGA
- a CDS encoding NAD(P)H-dependent glycerol-3-phosphate dehydrogenase: MPTSTPPSSLSENAPPLKSALVLGAGSWGTALADMLARRGLEVVFWGRDEALMSAMASTRRNERYLSEMEIHEGVRPTHDFAVLKEAKADLVVFVMPSKGLRSVSAQLHDAGVFHGRELLLSCTKGIEMTTGKTMSGVLGDVFPQHRHAALSGPNHAEEISRQMPSAGVVACDDAESALALQSCFTLPWFRCYTSEDVLGVEWAGAMKNVYAIAAGIARGLNLGDNAIAALVTRGLAEMVRLGVSRGGQVETFYGLSGVGDLVATCYSEHSRNNRVGKLLGQGMPLAEIIASTRMVAEGVPNTESLWHSARAAGVRTPLMDAVYGVLYENKPPKRALQELLGRDPRPEND; encoded by the coding sequence ATGCCCACCAGCACCCCACCGTCGAGCCTTTCCGAAAACGCACCTCCGCTGAAATCCGCCCTCGTCCTTGGAGCGGGGAGCTGGGGCACGGCGCTTGCCGACATGCTGGCGCGTCGCGGACTCGAGGTCGTCTTCTGGGGCCGCGATGAAGCGCTGATGAGTGCCATGGCCAGCACGCGCCGGAATGAGCGCTACTTGTCCGAGATGGAAATCCACGAAGGTGTGCGACCCACACACGATTTCGCCGTATTGAAAGAAGCCAAGGCAGATCTCGTGGTCTTCGTAATGCCCTCCAAGGGGCTGCGCTCCGTGTCCGCCCAGCTTCACGATGCGGGCGTGTTTCACGGGAGGGAGCTTCTTCTCTCCTGCACGAAGGGCATTGAAATGACCACCGGCAAGACCATGTCCGGCGTGTTGGGAGACGTCTTCCCCCAGCACCGGCATGCCGCGCTCTCCGGGCCGAACCACGCCGAGGAAATCTCGCGCCAGATGCCCAGCGCCGGCGTGGTGGCGTGTGATGATGCGGAGTCCGCGCTCGCCCTGCAGTCCTGCTTCACGCTCCCGTGGTTCCGCTGTTACACCAGCGAAGACGTCCTGGGGGTCGAGTGGGCCGGTGCCATGAAGAATGTCTACGCCATTGCCGCAGGCATCGCCCGCGGATTGAACTTGGGGGACAACGCCATCGCGGCCCTCGTGACGCGGGGCCTTGCAGAGATGGTGCGTCTCGGTGTGTCTCGCGGCGGGCAGGTGGAGACCTTCTATGGCCTGAGTGGGGTGGGGGACCTGGTGGCCACGTGCTACTCCGAGCACAGCCGGAATAACCGCGTGGGCAAGCTCCTCGGCCAGGGCATGCCTCTTGCGGAAATCATCGCCAGCACTCGCATGGTAGCCGAGGGGGTGCCGAATACTGAAAGCCTGTGGCACTCGGCCCGCGCTGCCGGGGTGCGCACCCCGCTCATGGATGCGGTCTATGGCGTGCTCTATGAAAACAAGCCACCGAAGCGAGCGCTTCAGGAGTTGCTGGGCCGTGACCCTAGACCCGAGAATGACTAG
- a CDS encoding MotA/TolQ/ExbB proton channel family protein, with the protein MSLKAEPEMAGKVVRCPGCNTKLQIPETAAPSSATGTIGAPPSGGGLPLPDAAGGLPPSGASEPMNFQQEKPQRTGWKEADPTNPNGFVTFGIGLVLTLTWFGIVFPFQAPDGKDMSQFTTMEFVANVFYKHLEVSFINTLFFFWAMAILYLKFQKLRHQREALLLDVLPQELGQQINSQNVGTFIDHVYNLPHRLRDSLMVNRIRKALELFEIKTSTSEVSNMMSSQSNIDAARIGGSYIMTRAFLWAIPLMGFIGTVIGLSHAISGMSFRDMGNVDAIISSLGAVTSGLGTAFDATLLGLIFAVTLNFPMNSLAKSEDETLNEIDAFCNEVLLPRLHDGAGAGGGDIGAIADSVIKGLSSTQREFLTDLNELSKRMNEYATNLDRRSDAFQATVQKEFIHNMTTMRGEVEGALRDSMKMTSQYIAALETGIRGLNTVLKELGEKQIIIQQTKKKGWFSRGE; encoded by the coding sequence ATGAGTCTGAAAGCTGAGCCAGAAATGGCGGGCAAGGTTGTCCGCTGTCCCGGCTGCAATACGAAACTCCAGATCCCCGAGACTGCTGCGCCGAGCTCAGCCACCGGCACGATAGGTGCGCCTCCCAGCGGCGGCGGCCTTCCTCTTCCTGATGCGGCGGGTGGTCTCCCTCCCAGCGGTGCCTCCGAGCCAATGAACTTCCAACAGGAGAAGCCGCAACGTACTGGCTGGAAGGAAGCGGACCCCACGAACCCCAATGGCTTTGTCACCTTCGGCATCGGCTTGGTGCTTACGCTGACATGGTTCGGCATCGTGTTCCCCTTCCAGGCTCCCGATGGCAAGGACATGTCCCAGTTCACCACCATGGAGTTCGTGGCGAACGTGTTCTACAAGCACCTTGAGGTCAGCTTCATCAATACGCTCTTCTTCTTCTGGGCGATGGCCATCTTGTACCTCAAGTTCCAGAAGTTGCGTCACCAGCGCGAGGCGCTCCTCCTCGACGTGCTGCCCCAGGAGCTGGGCCAGCAGATCAATTCGCAGAACGTGGGCACCTTCATCGACCACGTGTACAACCTCCCCCACCGCCTGCGGGACAGCCTCATGGTGAATCGTATTCGCAAGGCGCTGGAACTCTTCGAAATCAAGACATCCACCTCTGAGGTGAGCAACATGATGTCCAGCCAGTCGAACATCGACGCGGCTCGTATCGGAGGCAGTTACATCATGACCCGCGCATTCCTTTGGGCGATTCCGCTCATGGGCTTCATTGGAACGGTTATCGGTCTTTCTCACGCCATCTCGGGCATGAGCTTCCGGGACATGGGGAACGTGGATGCGATCATCTCCTCCCTCGGTGCGGTGACGAGCGGTCTGGGTACCGCGTTCGACGCTACGCTGCTGGGTCTTATCTTCGCGGTGACGCTGAATTTCCCGATGAACTCGCTCGCGAAGTCGGAAGACGAGACGCTTAACGAAATCGATGCCTTCTGCAACGAAGTGCTGCTGCCACGCCTCCACGACGGTGCTGGCGCAGGCGGAGGCGACATCGGCGCCATCGCGGATTCCGTCATCAAGGGCTTGTCCTCGACCCAGCGAGAGTTCCTTACCGACCTCAATGAACTCTCCAAGCGTATGAACGAATACGCGACCAATCTGGACCGCCGCTCGGACGCCTTCCAGGCCACGGTGCAGAAAGAATTCATCCACAATATGACCACCATGCGTGGTGAAGTGGAGGGTGCCCTGCGCGACTCCATGAAGATGACCTCCCAGTACATCGCCGCACTCGAGACCGGCATCCGTGGGCTCAACACCGTGCTCAAGGAGCTCGGCGAGAAGCAGATCATCATTCAGCAGACCAAGAAAAAGGGGTGGTTCAGCCGCGGCGAATAA
- a CDS encoding YhjD/YihY/BrkB family envelope integrity protein: MKPPKKWQPRMHAQILAPPLEASPPDAPATEPLHARGWLKLFRDTFRGWSEDKALRLAAALAYYSVFSIAPLLVITIAIAGLVLGDDAASGKLYDAMKGYIGGQAATGVQAMVESASRPKSGIIATVVGGATLLLGASGVLGQLKDALNTIWEVEVKKGVGLAFMIRSKFLNFGMVLVIGLLLLVSLLLSSFLTSLNQSFEQILALPAWVWTIVASLVSLGVISTLFAMLFKILPDACIRWRDVWIGALITAVLFELGKFALGWYLGRESTANAYGSAGSVVLLILWVYYASCILLFGAEFTQVYAAATGHVIKPSAYAQTAPEAALKAEKNMAVSPQHGATSVDEEGETWTPEARAHRQREKVNPVFSHRLFDPVLKYLEGRGMLLSIEAKEALGQSVAILILAAVACVTLFVAWSLLAIALVGLLANHFDWPWVNAVALTGGAHLLAVIVVALLIWRRVVKGAWFAETFKELKKDRIWLRGTPH; the protein is encoded by the coding sequence ATGAAGCCACCCAAAAAGTGGCAACCACGAATGCACGCGCAGATCCTCGCTCCGCCCCTTGAAGCTTCACCGCCTGACGCCCCGGCCACGGAGCCATTGCATGCGCGAGGCTGGTTGAAACTGTTTCGCGATACCTTTCGCGGCTGGTCAGAAGACAAGGCGCTGAGGCTCGCCGCGGCGCTCGCCTACTACTCGGTCTTTTCCATCGCCCCGCTTCTGGTCATCACCATTGCCATCGCGGGGCTCGTACTTGGCGATGATGCGGCCTCGGGCAAGCTCTATGATGCGATGAAAGGCTACATCGGCGGCCAGGCTGCTACCGGCGTTCAAGCAATGGTGGAAAGTGCCTCAAGGCCGAAGAGTGGCATCATCGCCACGGTGGTCGGTGGGGCCACGCTGCTCCTCGGGGCGTCTGGTGTACTCGGTCAGCTCAAGGATGCGCTCAATACCATCTGGGAGGTGGAGGTGAAGAAGGGCGTTGGATTGGCTTTCATGATTCGCTCGAAGTTTCTGAATTTCGGCATGGTGCTGGTCATCGGTCTTCTACTTCTGGTGTCGTTGCTTCTCAGTTCCTTCCTCACCAGCTTGAACCAGAGCTTCGAGCAGATCCTCGCACTGCCAGCGTGGGTGTGGACCATCGTGGCATCCCTTGTCTCGCTCGGAGTCATCTCCACACTATTTGCCATGCTCTTCAAGATTCTCCCGGATGCGTGCATTCGCTGGCGGGATGTGTGGATCGGTGCGCTCATCACCGCCGTGCTCTTTGAGTTGGGCAAGTTCGCGCTGGGATGGTACCTGGGCCGTGAAAGCACCGCGAATGCCTACGGCTCTGCAGGCTCGGTGGTCTTGCTGATTCTCTGGGTCTACTACGCCTCCTGCATTCTGCTCTTCGGTGCTGAGTTTACCCAGGTGTATGCCGCAGCTACGGGACACGTGATCAAGCCCAGTGCGTATGCCCAGACAGCTCCGGAGGCAGCGCTGAAAGCGGAGAAGAACATGGCCGTGTCTCCGCAGCACGGTGCGACGAGCGTGGATGAGGAAGGGGAAACATGGACTCCGGAAGCGCGCGCGCATCGTCAGCGAGAGAAGGTGAATCCCGTTTTCTCGCATCGCTTGTTCGATCCCGTGCTGAAGTATTTGGAAGGGCGTGGCATGCTCTTGAGCATTGAGGCGAAGGAGGCTTTGGGGCAATCGGTGGCGATTCTCATCCTGGCCGCCGTCGCCTGCGTGACTTTGTTTGTGGCGTGGTCTCTGCTGGCCATCGCGTTGGTGGGTCTGCTTGCGAATCATTTTGATTGGCCGTGGGTGAATGCCGTTGCCTTGACCGGAGGCGCCCATCTGCTTGCCGTCATCGTGGTGGCACTACTCATCTGGCGTCGCGTGGTGAAAGGCGCATGGTTTGCAGAGACTTTCAAGGAACTCAAAAAGGACCGCATATGGCTTCGGGGAACGCCGCACTAA